The proteins below are encoded in one region of Hordeum vulgare subsp. vulgare chromosome 3H, MorexV3_pseudomolecules_assembly, whole genome shotgun sequence:
- the LOC123441844 gene encoding mitogen-activated protein kinase kinase kinase 18-like: protein MDLAVGGSWTRVRTLGRGASGAVVSLAADVSGALFAVKSAPAAAADQLRREGDILSGLCSPHVLPCLGFRAGAAGECQLFLEFAPGGSVADVAERSGGRLEECAIRPYAADVARGLAYLHGRSLVHGDVKARNIVVGADGRAKIADFGCARTAGSDRPLGGTPAFMAPEVARGEEQGPAADVWALGCTVIEMATGRAPWSDMGDVLAAMHRIGYTDAVPAVPAWLSAEAKHFLSMCLARNARDRCTSAQLLEHPFLASAGCGVKPEEAAAKWVSPKSTLDAALWESDTEDDHDDYGSESPAERIRALASPSSAFPDWDSDEGWTDVLNESRDAAANAAEDEPASSGEEASETEAEFSGSAYVEDADRVRIVGSTAPSAEQHKEFCSGLFGDQIVFPVSGTVDESEMTESLLHQTITITTTPHFNSFRFQHPARLHMQFFFRFYFMHTTSLSSPGSSSLPFLHLTATPSAPTRGGWRLPVGVPTTALVFTASLHTVSISCEIVGP from the exons ATGGACTTGGCGGTCGGCGGCAGCTGGACACGCGTCCGCACGCTCGGCCGCGGCGCGTCCGGCGCCGTTGTGTCCCTCGCCGCAGACGTCTCCGGCGCGCTCTTCGCCGTCAAGTCGGCGCCCGCGGCCGCCGCGGACCAGCTCAGGCGCGAGGGTGACATCCTGTCCGGGCTCTGCTCGCCGCACGTCCTGCCCTGCCTCGGCTTCCGCGCTGGCGCCGCCGGCGAGTGCCAGCTCTTCCTCGAGTTCGCGCCGGGCGGCTCTGTCGCCGACGTGGCCGAGAGGAGCGGGGGCCGGCTCGAGGAGTGCGCGATCCGACCGTACGCCGCCGATGTGGCTAGAGGCCTGGCGTACCTCCACGGGAGGTCCCTCGTCCACGGGGACGTGAAGGCGAGGAACATCGTGGTCGGCGCCGACGGCCGTGCCAAGATCGCGGATTTCGGGTGCGCGAGGACGGCGGGTTCCGATCGGCCCTTGGGTGGCACGCCGGCGTTCATGGCGCCGGAGGTGGCGCGGGGCGAGGAGCAGGGCCCCGCGGCCGACGTCTGGGCGCTGGGCTGCACCGTCATCGAGATGGCCACCGGCCGCGCTCCGTGGAGCGACATGGGCGACGTCCTGGCGGCGATGCACCGGATCGGCTACACGGACGCCGTGCCGGCGGTGCCGGCGTGGCTGTCCGCAGAGGCGAAGCACTTCCTGTCCATGTGCCTCGCAAGAAACGCCCGCGACCGGTGCACGTCGGCGCAGCTGCTGGAGCACCCGTTCCTGGCATCAGCCGGCTGCGGCGTGAAgcctgaggaggcggcggccaaatGGGTGTCCCCCAAGAGCACGCTCGACGCCGCGCTCTGGGAGTCCGACACCGAagacgaccacgacgactacgGTTCAGAGAGCCCCGCCGAGAGGATCAGAGCATTGGCATCCCCTTCCTCGGCATTCCCGGACTGGGACTCTGACGAAGGCTGGACCGACGTGCTCAACGAGAGCCGCGATGCCGCCGCCAACGCCGCCGAGGACGAGCCCGCGTCATCGGGCGAAGAAGCGTCGGAAACGGAGGCCGAATTCTCGGGGTCTGCATACGTGGAGGATGCCGATCGCGTGCGTATTGTAGGATCAACCGCTCCCTCAGCTGAGCAGCACAAAGAGTTTTGTTCGGGCCTCTTCGGCGACCAAATTGTATTTCCTGTCAGTGGTACCGTTGATGAAAGTGAAATGACAGAATCGTTATTGCATCAAACCATAACTATTACTACTACTCCCCATTTCAATTCCTT cCGGTTTCAGCACCCCGCTCGATTGCACATGCAGTTCTTTTTCCGGTTCTACTTCATGCATACCACATCCTTATCTTCCCCCGGCTCCTCCAGCTTGCCGTTCCTCCATCTTACTGCCACACCTTCAGCACCGACGAGGGGCGGCTGGAGGCTCCCTGTCGGTGTGCCTACGACGGCTTTAGTCTTCACGGCGAGCCTCCATACGGTTTCAATCAGCTGCGAGATCGTGGGGCCGTGA